The following nucleotide sequence is from Populus trichocarpa isolate Nisqually-1 chromosome 11, P.trichocarpa_v4.1, whole genome shotgun sequence.
TTAGTAAGTTTATTtggtgataaaataaattataaattattgtgatataataaataaaagttttttatagtTCGTAACTTAAAAGCActataatcataattataatatcttCAAATAACCCTAGAACTGGCTTTTTACTAAGACattgattattttaatctaatatttaaaaactttttttaattaaaacttaattttatatatacagGCATACATTAAAAATTCCATATTATACTCACTCAACAGCCCAGGCCTAGTATCTTAATTCGCAGGTAACCTTCACTCAAAAGGTCAAAACCTTACCTCCTCCACAAGCAACATAAACAAGCAGGGTTTCTTCAACCTCCAAAAAAACCCCCCATCGTCTGGGGTCCGCTTTCAGATCACTCAAATCAACCTCATAACCTCCAAATTCCATTCCAATGGTAGACGGCTTCGAAGTAGGTGCCGTCCATTTCAACTCCGAAGGCTGGGGTCCGCCGGACGCCACCGTCACCCCAACCACCACCTCCACACTCCCTCTCAACGTCCCCTACGCTCCCTTCTCTCGCTCCGAAAAGCTCGGCCGAATCGCTGATTTCACTCGCATTCTTAACCCAGGCTCCGGTGAAGGCGGTGGTGGTGGCCGCAAAAGCGCTGCATCCGACTCCGTCTTCGACTTCACTGCCGATGATTCCTTCCCCTCTGGCGCTGACAACGACTCCACTTTTCGTCTCGTTGACGGGAAGCCACCTCCAAGGCCGAAGTTTGGACCCAAGTGGCGGTTTAACCAGCACCACCGACCTCAGCTCCCGCAACGTCGCGATGAGGAAGTAGAGGCAAAGAAGCGAGAGGCGGAGAAAGAGAGGGCACGTAGGGATCGACTTTATTATCTTAACCGGTCCAACCAGAATCAGCAACGTAGGGAAGCGGCTGTGTTTAAGAGTTCTGTGGAAATCCAGACGGAATGGAATATGCTTGATAAGATTCCGTTTAGCATATTTACGAAACTGTCCTTCTCAGTCTCAGAACCGGAGGATATGATTTTATGTGGTGGGCTAGAGTTTTACGATAAGAGTTTTGATAGAATTACCCCGAAGGCGGAACGGAGATTGGAAAGGTTTAAGAATAGGAATTTCTTTAAGGTAACTACTACTGATGATCCTGTTATTAGAAGATTAGCTAATGAAGATAAAGCTACTGTTTTTGCTACTGACAATATTTTAGCTACATTAATGTGTGCAACCCGGTCTGTTTATTCGTGGGATATCGTGGTTCAAAGGGTAGGAAATAAGTTGTTTTTTGATAAAAGAGATGGGTCTCAGCTTGATTTGTTGTCAGTTCATGAGACGTCACAGGAGCCTTTACCCGAGGCCGAGGATGATATAAATTCGGCATATTCATTGAGTGTTGAGGCTGCTTATATTAATCAGAACTTCTCGCAGCAAGTTTTGTTTAGGGATGGGAATAAGGTTTCGTTTGATGAGCCTAACCCCTTTGCCAATGAAGGGGAGGAGGTTGCATCTGTGGCTTATAGGTATAGGAGGTGGAAGTTGGATGATGACATGTATCTTGTTGCAAGGTGTGAGGTGCAGAGTGTTGTTGAGGTTAATAAGCAAAGGTCGTTTTTGACGTTGAATGCTCTTAATGAGTTTGATCCTAAGTATTCTGGTGTTGATTGGAGGCAGAAGTTGGAGACTCAAAGGGGTGCTGTTTTGGCTACCGAATTGAAGAATAATGCGAATAAATTGACTAAATGGACTGCTCAAGCGTTGTTGGCTAATGCAGATATGATGAAGTTAGGATATGTTTCTAGGGTTCATCCAAGGGATCATTTCAATCATGTGATTTTGGCTGTTGTTGGATATAAGCCTAGGGACTTTGCTTCTCAGATTAATTTGAATACCTCCAATATGTGGGGTATTGTGAAGAGTATTGTTGACTTGTGTATGAAATTGAATGAGGGTAAGTATGTGCTGGTGAAAGACCCATCTAAACCACAAGTGAGGATTTATGAGGTTCCAGCTGATGCTTTTGAGAATGATTATGTGGAGGAGCCTTTGCCTGAGGAGGAACAAGCTCAGCCTCCTGAGGAGAATGCCGAGAATACAGAGGCAAATGGGGTGACAAATGATGTGGAAGATAAAGAGATTGGTGCTCAAGTTTGAGGGTAATGGTCTACTTTTTCTGTGATTAGTTCATTGTAATTAACTGCATTTGACATTCAACATAtaaatatgatgatgatgatggcttGTGGAAATTATACTGAAACTTCTAGGTGATAATCAAATGTTATCATGTCTTCTATTGTGTGATGACCAGTTTGTTAAGTGGTCTCTGATGTCCCTTTGCATGAGAGGCTGAATTAGCATTCAGCATTACAGTAGATTAAGTCATGATTGGAGTCAAGGTCTGATGTACTCATAGGCATGCAGCAAGAAATGGAAATTCTATATATTGATTCGATCAACATATCTGAAACTATGACAGTTTCCCCTTAAATATTGTATCTTTTGGTTGCAATTTCGAGAAgatatgaaatgtttttttatcaacgCTAACTGCTATCATGGTTTCCATTCTGTCAAGAGAATTTGTCCCTatcatttcattttcctttctgcACAAAGTGAATGGTTTTCTTGCAAGGGtaagcttttatttttcatgatcatCTTTATTCCCTGTTAACATCTTTCCTCCTAGCCTTCTTCCAGTTTTTTTATAACTTGCAAGTCATAGGTTATCCGAGTCATTAGTCATCCCTTGGAGATCTGTAATTGAATGGATGATAACGATTTGGCCATAATTGTGTCATCTTGAAGTCTGCAGTCTGGGGCTGAACAAATGGTGACCTTCGAAGTTTCATGTCACTATGATGTTTTACTCTACACATTTACAACATTCTTGCCatcatttatttcatgatatcgATGGAGACATTTCGTAATTTATCCTGATGTGAAAATCAATGTCCTTGTTAATACTGTTTAATGATgagaaagaaaatccaaaacctGTTGGGTTACTTTTACtatgtttgatatttttgtgtCGGTTTTTCATGTTGGCTCAACCTTTCTACTCAAAATTCTTCATCAAACTACTGGTGGAAATAACATTTTTGAAATGTTGGTTTGAGCTAACATTTATATTCCACAATCTATCTTAATCTCACCCTACTACTAATTTGAGTTTCCAttccaatatatagttttaggTCTGTTATTATGCCTCCATGCATATATTGtgttcatttcttttaattgagttttctaCTTTGGTATATTGTTGTACTTTGATAATGGTTATGTAAttgcatccttttcttttctattaatgTTTGCCTTCTTTTTGAGAAACCAAGTAAGAGGAAATAAAATGATGACAGGTTAACTTGTCACAAGTCAAGATCACTTTCTGATGTCCATAgactttgtctttttttatcatgtgtTACTGATTTCAATCGAAGGAAGACTCGAAATGATACGTGTgttttatttcttagaaaagttTTCGACATATCTCTAGCCTCGTCTTTGTTGGTCTTTTGGATGGTAGACATTGGAGAATATATTCAACTAAGAAGTTTGCTGTTTAACTTGCATTTCATCTCGAGTCATCATCTGTGCACCTTATCCTTCCATGTTTGGCAAGATGTCTACATGTTTGGTGATAGTACCGGTGTTTCTGTGGAAGAGAAAGGTCATCTTATATATAGTATTGTCTTTGGTTAACTTCATTACCCTTGTTTATGAAAGAAGCCTAAGCCAAACATTTGTCAGTATTGTCCATTAGCAAGGCATGATACATGTGATCAGAAGCAGTCATAATACTCACCAGCCAATACTTCTGGTCGTATTTTcatataggttttttattttggtttctatttttttacgtCTTTTCAACTTGCACACAACTGTTGCAATTTGATTACAAAGATTTTTAGCGTTAGGCGACTGCTGCTTTTCTTGAGACGTAGCTGTACCGAATTTGCAGTAGCGCTGGAGTTTTGTTTGcctggaaaaaaatatatatactatttGGGAACTTGGAGTTGGAATCTAAATGAAGGCAAAAAACTGTTGTCTGGTTTGAGTCTCTATTTGTGACTGTTTAAGGCAAAGATACATTAAATTATGCTGGAAGTTCGCAAATAACTTCTGGCTCGGGATTCCAAGAGTGCTTGCATATGCAAACCTTAGTctgtgtttttgttctttttttctcaagCCACATAACAAGAGATCAATATGGCCACACTGATTCTTAGCCTGTACTATGGGAAACTTTAGTCTGGCAGGCAGCACAACATAAGAGATGCCTTGCTAGTTTTGAATATGAGATGCATATTAttaaatgtgtttgtttttgaggtaatttttgtggttgtggttttcaaaaaataagtttttaaaaaagtatggtTAGCTGTGatagttggatttagatacgtgtttggtaaaaattatggttgaagtttaCGTGTAGCAAaaatcatgtataaaatatttagtgAAAGTGTAGTTAAGAtttcttttcaaagtgttttttacttagaaatgtaaattaatatattttttatttttttaaaaataatttttgatattagcgcatcaaaatgatatgaaaacactaaaaatatatcaatttgaagcaaagaaaaaaaatttcaatttttaattttttttaaaaacacttttaaaacgcaaaaacaaataagattttACGAAACTTGGTTAAAAAAGCATGTAAAaacttttgcataaaaattacgtttcaaacttaattttttagtgagTCTCGTAGTACAAAACACTGTTTGGTTTGTTACCAAATACCTTGTTGCTTTTGTTTCACCACAAACGCAAAAGCTTgtgaaaaacaaacacagcctaaAGTTTCAGCCAGCTGGCTAAAGCTAttttgtgtgtttgatattgtgatgatgtttttctaaaaaaaatatattaaaataattttttattttgatatcagcacattaaaacaattggagaacattttaaaaaaaaaccatcaatttaatgtttttttaagtcaaatgtatttttaaaatactattaacataattttaaatgaaaaatcaaacagcCTTTTAATTGACATCTGAAAGTCATTTATCAAATATACTCACTCGTCAACATAGCATTTATAACAAACCATTAGAAATAAAAGACAAGTAGTAATGCAACTTAACTTCGGTAGAGTGTTTTTGGGTGGTCGTGTTTTCCTTTTAGCATAACCAATCATTTATATTAGAACTTTATAGTCCAATTAGGGTTTTCAAGTGACTATAATAttaggtgatgattttttttcaacatgagATCTTTTCCTccttaataaaaagcaaaagccTTTTCCCTTACTAGAAAATAGAGAGTCATCGCAGTGTCGAGTGTGATAAAATAGCGACTTCACTTAGGATTTTAGGATTAAGCtttatcctttttgtttttttattgttaattattttgttatgctTCTTTACcttatgctttaatttttagaatgtgtttttattttatttatattgcatGTATCGAATATGCCTTCCACACAACACCATTTAAGAGCACATACTCTAATTTTAGGTTAGGTGGAGGAGTTGCGATACCTCAATGGCCTTTGGCCTAGGTAAGAATCATAAAATCatccaatttttatttgattgtctacTTAAGTTTGTTTAGTACATCGATGTGAAATAGTTCCaacctattttatttatattagtaaGTCTTATATTAGCCCTTAGAGGTTAATCATCAAGCAAACAGGAGACCATTTGAGACCAAATTATAAACTTACATTTATGTATATAATGATTAGAACCTTTCTCTAGGGCATCTCCATGTACTATCATTACTCTATATCCTGTAAACCCTATTTGTATgcattcttatatattttagcACTCATGTATTTATTGTCATCATGAACAAATAATTTACAAGGTGAAATATAAAGCCCTCTAAAATCCAGTTTCCCTTAAATATCTATAACACCGAAATAAGAAAAAGATGGATGGATCACGAAGACATAACTCAGCTAGAAATGAACCAACATAAAGCAATTGACACTCTCAAATGAGAGATCATTAAGCTCACTAGTTTGATTAAGTGAGCATTCTAGATACTTCTAGGAGAAAAAGGGACATATAGCCACAATTAAGCTCCTACCAAAACATAAAGCATGCCTAGCGCTTAACTAGTACCTCAAGCACCAACTAGACCATTCATTTTCTCTCTATAAAGCTTGGGGGCACATGGTGTTTCATTGGAACTTCTATTTATTTCCAATATATAGTAAACACCATATGTTCAAACAACCCTGAAAATTGACTTGAAGGCTGAGGAAACTCAAAAAACCAAAGTAGTGAAAATGACAAGTTCTAAGAAATTATCAACAATTGAAGAAAAGATTAGAACCATTAAAGGGGCATATCTCAATGATCTGTCAAAAGTGGCTGAGATATGCTTAGTGTTTGATGTGGTCATCCTTGGAAAATTTAAGGTACCTAATTTTGATAAGTATAACAGCACGCGATGCTCAATGACTTACCTTCAAATGTACTATAACATGATGGATGAAGTTGTACATGATGAGAAACTAatgattcatttcttttataagAGTTTAAGTGGTGTTATCTTGAGTTGGTACATGATACTTGACAACACCAATATCAAAAGATGGAGAGACTTGGTGGACGCTTTTGTCaaacaatataaattcaatatatatatgacaCCAAATCATTCTAACTTATAAGACATGGAAAATGATCTTAAAAAGTTAGTCCAATAATACATCTAGAGGTGGCGTGAGGAAGCAACACAAGTCTACCCTTGATTGCTTGAAAGGGAAATGATTAccttctcaatcaatttaaagcaCCTTATTTTGAGTACCTAGTTGGCAATTTAGCACATTTCATAGATTTGATAGTGGTGGCTCAAAGAATAGAATATGTTATAAAAGTAGGAAAGATCTTGGTTACCACAAAGGAGTTATAAGAAAGACAATGAGGTTCGTCACCTAGAACCCGTGATCAGCCGAGGAAATGATGGAACAAAAGGTGGAACTCAAACCATTAAGATGTGAcctaacacatcaagttctagACATTCATTATTTCCCTAGTCAGCGCCTCAACAGTTGCCAATAACTAGTtccttcaaaatcaataattgtTTTGTCAAACCAATAACCATATTGGTAAGCAAACATATGAAACCCATAAAGGAACTAGAAAATATTACCACTCATTCCCTTACCTTCGAATGAAATGTTTGAAACATTGTTTAGCACAAAACATATTATTCATGTTCTTAAAAATCCACTTTGACCACCATACCCAAAGTGGTACAAGCCTTCCTGATGTCAACATCGTCGGCTGTGAAAGCCTCAAATCTTTGGGAAACCTAATGAGAATAAGAGATGAATGCTACAGTTAACATACTTTGTCATTTGAGTTTTGTAAACAAGGTCTCTATAACCATGttttccttgattttcttttgcatatctattgaaaatGAATTGTATCTTTAAATGAATCGTGTTATTTTTATGTCTTATTGTTGTTCAGAAATCAGGAGATATTTTTATGAAAGTAATATTTGAcattatattttcatgatagGATAATTATAATGGcaaatttatatcaaatttggggcGGCCTCCAAAGTGTATTATGTCACTATTAAGGGCAATCCCAccttttaaaacttaaaatttcctttttttgaGTTACAAATACCCTTTTCATTCCCAACAAGCCTCAAAAGAGAAAGAACttgcttaaaataataaaatgcatCTATGAAAAATGATGGGATAATATAAATGAATGATAAAATGCATCCAAGTCGCTTCTTATCTATGATTGACTTTAGGGTTcttcaaattagaaaaacatagGTAACATTTATTCACTTGGATTTGAGAAGaggaaatacattttttataatcccctcataaaaaaaatcccataatgTCCCCTTTaagcttaaaatattttatgaatgatAAGTAGACAAAGATCATCCTTCATACTAGAGGAATGTCTTAAAAGTCTGTGGATAATTAATGATGTTCTCCTAATAGGAAGAgattagaaaaatatgaaaggTGTCGCATCTTAGTGGAAGTTGGTAGGGACTCCACAAAATCAAGAGGAAAGACATATTATCACCacctagtaattaaaagaagctagggatcttaaaatataaattgattccAAAGATTCAAGTAAAGACTTAGTTATGCTTAAGACAAAAATAATGTCATCCATACAACATCCTTTCTTATTAAAGCTTACCTTTAATATGtgcttttttctaaatttatcatTGTGATTGCCAGTGATTATCCTAATTGTTTTcagcctttttattttttattttttattttttattttttatttctaactaTCTTGAAAAATTTAACGTCGATCTTTAAACGCATTagaaaatgacatcagtccttAGAAATAAAAGACTTGTCAAAGATGTGGACATTAAGTCCTAGAAACAATTTCATTGAAATTGCTAAAAATAAGTGTAATATGTATTTGATTCTAAAATATGGATatcgattcattttttttaaaggaaatatatataaaatgacaCTTATCTCTAAAAACAAGAGATTtcatcaaggttgttaaaacaATAGGTGTTGAACCCATATGGATGATAAGAACTAGATTTTGAACCCCTGAAGtggaaaaaataaactttaacccttttgtttaaaaaaaatttgtaaattgagattctttttattattttttattaatttatttatttatttttaagaaaaaacatgagttttttattattatttttttgtatgtaagCTCAACAGACCAATTATGTGGGCCAAACTTATAATGAGCTTTGATAAACTTGTTATCAAGcttaaaaaatacatgcaaataaaaatacgTATTTTTTGTGCAAATgctaaaaacacaaatatttttattttacaatgctaaaacatgtgaaaatatttttttatgccaaGCATTTTAATGCTTGTCcatatgcaaattaaaaaatataatgattcacaactaataaatcaaaacaaacatcCAAAATTCAATAGGATTTGAATGGTCTGAACTTGAAGGAGGAGCTGCTCGACATTGGTAATTGTGTGGTATGTGGGCTTTTATGCCACAACTTCTAGAACATAAAATCCTAGTAGATCCGTAGCAActtctcctttatttttccttatgCTGGCGATGAAGGTCATTGCTacctagagagaaaaaaaaacaatacaattatGGTTCTCCTCTTCATGCTCCActgctttttttgtttcaatttattcttagtcttttctCTCCACTATAAGCTTAGTTATAACTGATCAATGGTTGCTATTGTAGGTGATTTGGTTGACTTAGTGAGGGGAGTCATTGTGAGCGTGGTTGCTGCCATAGTCAGTTTGAAAGGGAGATAGTTAGGTTTGTGGCTGTGGTTTTCGAGTTGGATCAGGTTTGTGTGCCCATGGTTGGTAAAACTGAATTGGTTGATTGAGGTGGTTCGTTGTTGTGGGTTTTATTCTTAGCATtttaaagaggaagaagagagagtggTGTGGAAGCTAGAGAAAGGAGATGCTTACAGGTGTGAAAGAAATTGCCTTGGTGGTGTTGTTATGGATACGTGTTTTTTACTGGCAATGGTGTTACTGCCGTGATGCGGGTTGATTGTGGTGGGACCTCGACTGGATGATAAAAACAACATTGGTTTTGGTGTTTTATGGATTGCTTGCAATGGTGTGGTGTTTGATGCTGACTTGataaagaaaaggcaaaaaaaaaaaaaacccaaattcaaaAGGATAATAGCCACAATGGTCTTTATTAGATGGCCAACCATAAGGAAGAGAAGTAGGTGAAGACTCCCTTGTCTtgatttctttccctttttttttcctatgagGTAAAAAGAGTATTTATAATCATTCAATGGTTGTTGGGGTGATATAGAGTAACCAAAGCTAACAATTTGGGATTAAAAAGTTGATattttggtggctggttttaaTGGGATTAAGGGCTAATTGTGGGCATGTATTTAGCTTGAACTTCAAAGTTGGTTCAAGGAGTAAATCATGTTCTTTCAAATTCTAATTGGAGATAaagtattaatgaaaaaaattaacttgaatttgggctattaaaaaaaccaattatgacTAGAATTTGAAGTAAAAGGTAAGAGTTTAAGCTAGGATTATGGGgaaatattttcaagtaagacttttttataattgaagatCTTGGCAAATCCAATTTAATCTTCTTATCTTTGACTGTTTTCAATATTTGGTCTCAAAAGTTTTCATTAGGCCCCATTTGAATTTCTATTtccaaatttcttttcaatttagcccttaaatAGTCCGATTTAAATCTTatatttcaccttttttttctagtttggtccACGATTTTTGAAATTGTATCTTTTCAGCCAAATTAAAGCCCAATTAAGtgtaatttcttcaatttctcttcaattaaacccttaattatgacacataaaaaatctcaaaatcattttttatctataatacTCAATTATTAGTCTGCTTTCAATCCCAactatgtattatttttttcttttttcttctttgaattttatttttttttaataattttcatggtttatttttaaaatacaaaaatcaaataaaaaaacaaaattactaaatttactaaaaagacaattttttttggattttttctaatatatatcaaaataggggtttgaaaattgggttatgatagTTACCCTTTCTTTacaatatatatgttttctgGATTTTGTAATAAGTGACCTACCTAATATGCAAAAATAATCTCATTATAACGGATGACTTACCTAGTTGATCTTAATATAACAAGTTACCTCCAAGATGATCTTATTGTAATTGGCGATCTATCCAAGGTGTTTAGGAAATTTGGTTGTTTAGAGATGTAAATTGCCTTATGGTTTAGAAAAGACTTACTTGGATGTAAGATATGGTCTAAGATGTTCTAATTTGATGGATGAGTCTGAAAATTACTAATGGAATGGTTAGCCTTTTTTCCCGGATTGCAAGGTTGAAAATGATGCCTTTTGATGACACGGTTGAAAAATGAAGATTCTTGAAAACAAGGttgagttttccttttttaatggTAGGGTTTGATTTTTCTGATTGTAGGGttcaaaatgaaaattcatGACGATAAAgttgaattttcctttcttattaGTAGGGTTGAATTTCTTGTTACAGGGTTGAAACTAGAAATTCTTGATGACATTGTTAAAAATAGTTTCATTCTTCCAAGTGACTAACCCGTTTgtgaaaaaatcaaagatttttaaaatagtctCATTTTTTTAGGTGACCTATCTATTTGTGAAAaactttcacttttttttttaagatattctCATTCTACTAGGTGACCCACCTATTTGTGAAAAACAAGGAGTTTTTTTCAAGATGTCTAAAAATCTTTTCATTTAAAGGTGACCTGCCTCTTAGCTCTAAAAAGATTGAAACATTATCTTGAAATATCTATGCTCTTGAAGCTGGATTTTTGTATTGAATCAGTAGGGTCTTTATTGAATTCTTGTTTACCCCAccagtaattttttatttgtgagatttttacaaaaacatttatGCAGAGATTCAGGAGTAGATAATATGCATGCATCCTTTCCTAGTTTGAAATAgaagccatttttttttactttacaatATCTCTCTTGCTTGATGAATAAGGTTTGTAACTTCTGAGATAAGCTTTTTGGTCACTTAACTCTTCAGTCCACTCAAATTTTGCCCGTGTGATTAATACGTCTAATCACCATTTTTTCATGCAACTTGGACCTTATGCCATGGAtcgttcccttttttttaaCGATGCCCCCGAGTATGATATTTGTGTCCATTGCACTTGTTGTTTGCCTTAATGGGAatcaaaaatctattttctcattttctaaaAGAGTTCATCAAGTCTCTACTGCCAAGAACTATTTTGAATTGCCTCCAGCTACTCTGGCTCTGTAAACCTTTTCAGTAATCATAAAAAAGGCACTCATGtagcatcatttttttaaggTATCATGATCAtctttttaaaaggaaaactatCCATCCATGAAGATGCCCTCTAATTGAACCATGTTCCTCTAGTGTGGTGTTACTCTCAAAAGTTGAGAGAGTTCACCAAATCATCCACTATTATGGATTGTTTTAAGCCATATTGCTAGTTTGCCACCATATGATTTTAATACACTTACTCTTCTTATAGAATTGCTCTCTAGCTGATTTGGTTATAAATAGCATCCCTCTTAGTCGAGGTGgctcaatatttataattatcgTTCAACCTCAATGATGCTGTTGTCATTATTAACCAAAATACCCTCAAGATAAATTTGACCACTTGTTTCCCTGATGAACCACTTAAGATTCTCATGCATCAATATCATCTTTgcaaataattttgtaaattcaGTCAATGAccattttttataaatcatttttcttgtctTGGAAATAGagcacaaattttaaaaattgtgttctttcaa
It contains:
- the LOC112323318 gene encoding eukaryotic translation initiation factor 3 subunit D is translated as MVDGFEVGAVHFNSEGWGPPDATVTPTTTSTLPLNVPYAPFSRSEKLGRIADFTRILNPGSGEGGGGGRKSAASDSVFDFTADDSFPSGADNDSTFRLVDGKPPPRPKFGPKWRFNQHHRPQLPQRRDEEVEAKKREAEKERARRDRLYYLNRSNQNQQRREAAVFKSSVEIQTEWNMLDKIPFSIFTKLSFSVSEPEDMILCGGLEFYDKSFDRITPKAERRLERFKNRNFFKVTTTDDPVIRRLANEDKATVFATDNILATLMCATRSVYSWDIVVQRVGNKLFFDKRDGSQLDLLSVHETSQEPLPEAEDDINSAYSLSVEAAYINQNFSQQVLFRDGNKVSFDEPNPFANEGEEVASVAYRYRRWKLDDDMYLVARCEVQSVVEVNKQRSFLTLNALNEFDPKYSGVDWRQKLETQRGAVLATELKNNANKLTKWTAQALLANADMMKLGYVSRVHPRDHFNHVILAVVGYKPRDFASQINLNTSNMWGIVKSIVDLCMKLNEGKYVLVKDPSKPQVRIYEVPADAFENDYVEEPLPEEEQAQPPEENAENTEANGVTNDVEDKEIGAQV